The following proteins come from a genomic window of Macaca fascicularis isolate 582-1 chromosome 8, T2T-MFA8v1.1:
- the LOC102114916 gene encoding uncharacterized protein isoform X1: MDTRRSTLEIITESGAGRGTNRGEGTSSVSKGGQARPKAWAGGHVLPWPPAALPSRRPGPRRRILTAVQQVSLCARARSPASFVLLWASLRSTSVPAALRTPPCTPESLRTCKKKELAGAAWEGVQTGGRLGEDPAAKALGGLEFYLLSPSQCTLLNSPLGRPAHTSSLLSRIAPVTLPGSRHFPLRTQRRVLAIPKHPPSPPPQPSPQKPKPPQKSSTCKEKDIFLRRPQSALVPDPTPEGTEPLEVGWKEGAEGSFCLHESPCKCNRCCH; this comes from the coding sequence ATGGACACTCGACGGTCAACGTTAGAGATTATTACGGAGTCGGGGGCAGGAAGAGGGACGAATCGAGGCGAGGGTACATCCTCAGTTTCCAAGGGTGGCCAAGCCAGACCGAAGGCCTGGGCGGGAGGTCACGTCCTCCCCTGGCCACCCGCAGCGCTCCCCAGCCGCAGGCCTGGGCCTAGACGCCGCATCCTCACGGCCGTGCAGCAGGTCAGCCTGTGTGCCCGGGCCCGCAGTCCTGCTTCCTTCGTCCTCCTCTGGGCCTCTCTCCGATCCACTTCAGTACCTGCGGCCTTAAGGACCCCACCCTGCACCCCGGAAAGCCTCCGAACTTGCAAGAAAAAGGAGCTGGCAGGTGCCGCCTGGGAAGGGGTACAGACAGGGGGGAGGTTGGGAGAGGACCCCGCCGCGAAAGCGCTTGGGGGTTTGGAGTTTTATTTGCTGAGTCCGTCTCAGTGCACCCTCCTGAACTCCCCATTAGGACGCCCCGCCCATACCTCCAGCCTCCTCTCCCGGATAGCCCCAGTGACCCTGCCAGGGAGCAGGCATTTTCCCCTCAGGACCCAGAGACGTGTCCTCGCCATCCCCAAacaccctccttcccctcccccgcAACCCTCTCCACAGAAGCCAAAACCACCACAAAAATCTTCAACCTGCAAGGAAAAAGACATATTCCTCCGTCGGCCTCAGTCAGCGTTAGTTCCAGATCCCACGCCGGAGGGGACCGAGCCGCTCGAAGTCGGTTGGAAGGAAGGCGCAGAAGGCTCTTTCTGTCTTCATGAATCTCCTTGCAAATGCAACCGCTGCTGCCATTAG
- the LOC102114916 gene encoding uncharacterized protein isoform X2, with the protein MDTRRSTLEIITESGAGRGTNRGEGTSSVSKGGQARPKAWAGGHVLPWPPAALPSRRPGPRRRILTAVQQVSLCARARSPASFVLLWASLRSTSVPAALRTPPCTPESLRTCKKKELAEAKTTTKIFNLQGKRHIPPSASVSVSSRSHAGGDRAARSRLEGRRRRLFLSS; encoded by the exons ATGGACACTCGACGGTCAACGTTAGAGATTATTACGGAGTCGGGGGCAGGAAGAGGGACGAATCGAGGCGAGGGTACATCCTCAGTTTCCAAGGGTGGCCAAGCCAGACCGAAGGCCTGGGCGGGAGGTCACGTCCTCCCCTGGCCACCCGCAGCGCTCCCCAGCCGCAGGCCTGGGCCTAGACGCCGCATCCTCACGGCCGTGCAGCAGGTCAGCCTGTGTGCCCGGGCCCGCAGTCCTGCTTCCTTCGTCCTCCTCTGGGCCTCTCTCCGATCCACTTCAGTACCTGCGGCCTTAAGGACCCCACCCTGCACCCCGGAAAGCCTCCGAACTTGCAAGAAAAAGGAGCTGGCAG AAGCCAAAACCACCACAAAAATCTTCAACCTGCAAGGAAAAAGACATATTCCTCCGTCGGCCTCAGTCAGCGTTAGTTCCAGATCCCACGCCGGAGGGGACCGAGCCGCTCGAAGTCGGTTGGAAGGAAGGCGCAGAAGGCTCTTTCTGTCTTCATGA